The following proteins are co-located in the Siansivirga zeaxanthinifaciens CC-SAMT-1 genome:
- a CDS encoding DUF4286 family protein gives MYIYNVTSNIDESIHDEWLSWIKEHIPQVLATGKFEKATLTRVLVEEEMGGVTYSVQYKSYSREALDAYFKEDADKLRKEAARFGDKVLAFRTELQIIDEYSVEFK, from the coding sequence ATGTATATATACAACGTAACTTCCAACATCGACGAATCCATTCACGACGAATGGTTATCTTGGATTAAAGAACACATACCACAAGTTTTAGCCACCGGTAAATTTGAAAAAGCCACTTTAACACGGGTTTTAGTTGAAGAAGAAATGGGCGGTGTAACCTATTCTGTGCAATATAAATCATACTCTCGCGAAGCCTTAGACGCCTATTTTAAAGAAGATGCCGATAAATTACGCAAAGAGGCCGCCCGATTTGGCGATAAAGTTTTAGCCTTTCGTACCGAGCTTCAAATTATAGACGAATATTCGGTAGAATTCAAATAA
- a CDS encoding DUF1810 domain-containing protein: MEDKFNLKRFIDAQSQFGTYENALNEIKNGRKSTHWMWYIFPQYQGLGKSGTSVKYAINSEAEAICYLEHPILGSRLIEITNAFLSIENKTAFEVFGSPDNLKIKSSMTLFDAIQTEITLFDAVLEKYFDGNRCKRTLSALKKQ; the protein is encoded by the coding sequence ATGGAAGACAAATTCAATTTAAAAAGATTTATTGATGCGCAATCGCAATTTGGCACTTATGAAAATGCTTTAAATGAAATTAAAAATGGCAGAAAGTCCACTCATTGGATGTGGTATATTTTTCCACAGTATCAAGGTCTTGGTAAAAGTGGTACTTCTGTAAAATATGCCATTAATAGCGAAGCCGAAGCCATATGTTATTTAGAACACCCTATATTGGGTTCGCGTCTAATAGAGATTACGAATGCATTTTTATCAATAGAAAATAAAACTGCTTTTGAAGTGTTTGGAAGTCCCGACAACTTAAAGATTAAATCCTCAATGACTTTATTCGACGCCATTCAAACAGAAATCACTTTGTTTGATGCTGTTCTAGAAAAATATTTTGATGGAAATAGATGCAAGCGCACTTTAAGCGCACTAAAAAAACAGTAA
- a CDS encoding type II toxin-antitoxin system RelE/ParE family toxin, translating to MAEFKLTNKAVEDLSKIWEYTFETWSENQADKYYNMLISNCQEIANNPLLGKNYDGIIQNLLGLKTNRHIIFYRTLNENYVEITRILHERMDLKKRLSE from the coding sequence ATGGCTGAATTTAAATTGACGAATAAAGCTGTCGAAGATTTATCTAAAATTTGGGAATATACCTTTGAAACCTGGTCTGAAAATCAAGCCGACAAATATTACAACATGCTAATTTCAAATTGTCAAGAAATTGCAAACAATCCGCTTTTAGGAAAAAACTACGACGGTATTATCCAAAATCTACTCGGACTAAAAACGAATCGACATATTATTTTCTATCGAACATTGAATGAAAACTATGTTGAAATTACAAGAATTTTACACGAAAGAATGGATTTAAAAAAGAGACTAAGCGAATAA
- a CDS encoding type II toxin-antitoxin system ParD family antitoxin → MNKNTSISLGSYFDQFVQSRIKEGRFKNVSEVIRAGLRLLEEEENKVMALRNAIQDGIDSGIALDFDPKTHLESLKAKKRSNG, encoded by the coding sequence ATGAACAAAAACACATCGATATCACTCGGGAGTTATTTTGACCAATTCGTTCAAAGTCGAATAAAGGAAGGTCGATTTAAAAATGTTAGCGAAGTTATACGTGCGGGTTTAAGACTTTTAGAAGAAGAAGAAAATAAAGTAATGGCATTGAGAAACGCCATTCAAGACGGAATTGATAGCGGAATTGCACTCGATTTTGATCCTAAAACACATCTTGAATCTCTAAAAGCGAAAAAGCGCTCAAATGGCTGA